GTAGCCAGCTCATACTCCCCGCGGACGACAGCCTCGAGAGCGACGCCCAGCTCCTCCACGCTAATGGAGGTCAGGTAACCGGCCCCACCTGTGCTTACGCCAAGGATCGGCAAGTCCCTCTCGCCAACCGCTTGGACCGCGTCGAGAACGCACCTGTCGTCGCCCAAGGCTATGACCAGGTCAGCCTCGCCAACGTTATCGACCTCGCGCAAGCCGTGGAGCGCTAGCAGCTTCCTTGCCTCCTCAACTTCCTCAAAGTGGCTGTTAATCACCACGAAGACCCTCAGCGGCAAACCTTGTTCACCCCCCACCCGTCGTACCTGACATATTTGCCGGTAAAACCCCCCTTAAAAAGCCGAATGCAAGGGCTTGCTCCGATGGTCTCGATCGAGGAGATCAGGAGGCTGATGGACGAGAAGAAGGCCGTGCTCCTGGCGCACAACTACCAGCGCCCTGAGGTTCAGGATGCAGCGGACTTCGTCGGCGACAGCCTAGAGCTCTCCCTGAAAGCTGCAGAGCTTGAAGCGAAAACCGTCGTGTTCGCGGGCGTCGACTTCATGGCGGAGCAGGCTGCCATCCTAAACCCCGGAAAGGTGGTACTACACCCCGAGCGGCTGGCGAGGTGCCCCATGGCCGCCATGCTGACCTTAGAGCTCGCGAAAGAGTACAAGGAGAAGTACCCGGGAGTCCCCTTTGTCGTCTACGTCAACAGTTGGGCGGAGGTTAAGGCTTTAGCGGACTACGTGGTTACGAGTGCCAACGCCGTTAAGCTCGTTTCCCAGCTTGAGGCGGATAGGGTGCTCTTCGGCCCCGACAGGCACCTCGCGGAGTACGTCGCTGAAGCAACAGGGAAGGAGGTGATACCCGTGCCGAGCGATGGGCACTGCCCGGTCCACTTGGCCATTACGCGGGAGGAAGTTGAGGGCGCGAGGAAGAGGTATCCGGCAGCAAAGGTGCTGGCCCACCCCGAGTGCGTCCGAGAGGTTCGCCGCTTGGCCGATTTTGTCGGAAGCACGAGTCAGATGATTAGGGCGGCATCCGAGCTGGGAGCGAGGGAGTACGTAGTGGCAACCGAAGTGGGTTTGCTCCACCGGCTGGAGAAGCTGGGTTTCAAAGCTCATCCCGCAAGCAGCTATGCGGTCTGCGTCGAAATGAAGAAGATAACCCTGAGCAGCATCCTGAGTAGCCTAGTAAACGGCAGAAACGTTGTGAAGGTTGACGCGAAGGTCGCTCGACGGGCTCGAGAAGCTATAGGTAGGACGTTCGAGCTGCTGGGGGTGCCCCCACCATGGTCGAGGAGCTAATCCACCAGAAGATGCTCGAGTGGCTGGCTGAGGATATTCCGTTCTGGGATGCCACGGCTAGGCTCATTCCAGAGGGCTGCAAGTGCAGGGCTGTCGTTACCGCGAAGGAGCGCGGCGTAGCCGCCTGCGTGGAAGAGGTGGCCGGCTTCCTGAAGCGGTTAGGCTTCAACGTGCGGGCCAACGTAGCGAGCGGTGACGAGTTCCAGAAGGGTAGCGCACTGCTGGAGATCGAAGGTGACTTGAGGAAGCTGCTCCAGGTGGAGAGGCTCGTACTCAACATCCTCTCGCACGCCTGCGGGGTGGCCACCGCGACGCGGGAGGCCGTGAGGCTAGCCAAGGCGGTCAACCCCAACGTAAGAGTTGCTGCCACGAGGAAGACGCTCCCTGGTCTCCGCTACTTCGAGAAGAGAGCCGTCGAAGCGGGCGGCGGCGACCCCCACAGGCTCTCTCTCAGCGACATGATCTTGATCAAGGACAACCACCTCAGGTACTTCGGCTCAGTGGAGGCGGCTGTGAGGGCTGCGAAGAGGGCTGCCAGCTTCACCACCAAGGTCGAGGTGGAGGTCTCGAGCCCGGAGGAGGCGCTTGAGGCTGCTCGAGCCGGTGCGGACATCATCATGCTCGACAACTTCACCCCAGAGGAGGTGGAGGAGGCGATAAGGCTCCTCGAACGCTCCGGGCTGAGGGGCAAAGTTGTCGTAGAGGTCTCCGGAGGGATTAACCTCGAAAACCTTGCAGCGTACGCGAGGGCGGGGCCCGACGTGATCAGCATGGGCTGGCTCACGCACTCGGCGAAAGCGATCGACATGTCTCTCGAGGTCGTGGAGGTGGTCAAGCCGTGAAGGGGGTCTCCCTGATAGGGTGCGGGGCGATAGGCGGCGTGATCGCCAGGGCTATCGATTCCGGGCTGGTCAACGCGGAGCTGCGCTACCTGTTGGACGCCGATCGCGCGAGAGCGGAAGGCCTCGCTCGCAGCTTAACGAGGCAGAGGCCCAAGATCGCTGCGGGCGTGGAAGAAATCGCCGCTGACCCCTTAACGCAGGTGGTCGTGGAGGCGGCGAGCCAGGATGCCGTGCTCCACTACGGGCGGCGGCTGCTCGAGGCAGGTAAGGAGCTAGTTGTGCTGAGCGTGGGTGCGCTGCTAAGGCCGGAGGCCAAGCCAATCCTAGAGCACTTCGGCAGCAGAGTCCACGTCCCCGCGGGAGCTATCGCTGGACTGGATGCGGTGAAAGCGATGGCGCTCGCCGGGATCGATGAGGTCTTCCTCGTGAGCCGCAAGCACCCCGCCAAGCTCGCCGATGAACCCTACGCGAGGGAGAAAGGAATGAGGCTGGAGGGCTTAGAGGAGCCTCTCGTGGTCTTCGAGGGCACAGCGGAGGAGGCGGTCAAGTGTTTCCCCAGGACTCTGAACGTAGCTGCAGCCCTATCGCTGTGCGCGCGTGCTCCGGTGCGAGTCAGAGTTGTGGCCGATCCGAGAGCGGATCGCAATGTGCACGAGGTACTCGTGAAGTCGAAGGCCGGAACCCTCTACGTTAGGGTGGAGAACGTACCCCACCCCAGCAACCCGAAGACGAGCTACCTAGCCGCTCTCTCGGCCGTCGAGCTGCTGAGGGAGCTTTGCTCTAGGCCCTCCCCAGCCGTCTGAGGAGTGCTCTCCGACCCTCGTAGCACTCCGCGTAGATCTGCTTGATCTCATCGAGACTAGGGATCACCGGGCCATTCTCGATGTTCCTCCGGTAGAACATCGCCTCCTCAGCCATGCGGTCGAGCTCACTCTCAGTTACCCCCACGCTTGCAGCGCTGTCGGGGATCCCCACCTCGTCCGCGAGCTTGCAGACGCGCTCAACCAGCTCCTCCCAGCTCCTGAAGTTCAGCAAAGCGGCCAGCTCATCGACTTTACCAACCCTTTCCGCGTAGAAAGCGAGGACGTGCGGGAGCAGAAGCGCGTTGGCTACGCCGTGGTGAAGGTCGTGGTGCACAGTCAGGTAGTAACCGAGCCCGTGCGCTAGCGTCGAGCCGGCTTGGTTGATCGCTACGCCGGCCAGCATACTCGCGTACAGCATCAGCTCCCTGGCTTCACGCGACCCCTTAACGGCTGAGGGGAGGTTGGAGAGGATGATGCGGGCAGCCTCCAACGCGAAGAGGTTTGAGAGGGGTGAAGCCCTCCTGCTGATGAACGCCTCGAGCGCGTGCGATAGCGCGTCGAACCCCGTGCCGGCCACGAGGCGCCCCGGCATGTAATCGGTCACGTCCGCGTCCAGGATCGCCACCCTCGGGACTAGGGCGGGCCCCTGCATCACCACCTTCTTCCTCGCATCCGGATCCACAAGAACCGAGTACTGGGTCACCTCGCTCCCGGTCCCGGTGGTCGTGGGGAGGGCCACTACCGGCAAAGCCTTCTCCACAGCCTTGGGGTATAGGTGGTCGGAGGGTGCGCCCCCCAGCGCCAAGACGGCCGCGATCGCCTTCGCCGCGTCGAGAGGGCTTCCGCCCCCAAACCCCACCACTACATCCACACCCTTGCTCGCCGCTAAGCGCGCGCCCCGCTCGACGGTTCTGAGAGAGGGGTTCGGTTCCACTTCGGGGAAGACAACGACGTCCATGTTGGCCTCCCTCAGGGAATCCACGAGGCGTTGAAGCAGACCGCTACTAGCCGCGAAGCTCCTCCCCGTTACTAGGAGGGCGCGCGAGCCGAGAGAGGCCGCGTAGCGCCCCACCTCGGGTAGGGTGCCTCGGCCGAAGACGATTCTACCGCTCTGCTCAAAGGCGAACCTCATCACAAGCCTCTATGACCTCACCCTTTTTAAAGAGGAAGCCCGGCATCACGGTAAAACCGGCCCCCGGTGTGCTGGATGAGCCTGAGGGATCGCGTTGTAAAGCTCGTGCAGGAGTACTACGCTAGAGAGGGTAGCCCGCCGAGCATGAGGTACGTCGCTAGGACGTTGAGGATCTCTACGAAGACCCTCTACAAGCTGTTCCCCGGCGGCGCTGAGGAGGTGTACAGGGCTGCCGGGATAAAGCGGGAGGATAGCGTTCCCAGCAGCTTTACAGAGTTCCTGCAGCTCTACACCGAGTA
The Thermofilaceae archaeon DNA segment above includes these coding regions:
- the nadA gene encoding quinolinate synthase NadA encodes the protein MVSIEEIRRLMDEKKAVLLAHNYQRPEVQDAADFVGDSLELSLKAAELEAKTVVFAGVDFMAEQAAILNPGKVVLHPERLARCPMAAMLTLELAKEYKEKYPGVPFVVYVNSWAEVKALADYVVTSANAVKLVSQLEADRVLFGPDRHLAEYVAEATGKEVIPVPSDGHCPVHLAITREEVEGARKRYPAAKVLAHPECVREVRRLADFVGSTSQMIRAASELGAREYVVATEVGLLHRLEKLGFKAHPASSYAVCVEMKKITLSSILSSLVNGRNVVKVDAKVARRAREAIGRTFELLGVPPPWSRS
- the nadC gene encoding carboxylating nicotinate-nucleotide diphosphorylase, whose translation is MVEELIHQKMLEWLAEDIPFWDATARLIPEGCKCRAVVTAKERGVAACVEEVAGFLKRLGFNVRANVASGDEFQKGSALLEIEGDLRKLLQVERLVLNILSHACGVATATREAVRLAKAVNPNVRVAATRKTLPGLRYFEKRAVEAGGGDPHRLSLSDMILIKDNHLRYFGSVEAAVRAAKRAASFTTKVEVEVSSPEEALEAARAGADIIMLDNFTPEEVEEAIRLLERSGLRGKVVVEVSGGINLENLAAYARAGPDVISMGWLTHSAKAIDMSLEVVEVVKP
- the nadX gene encoding aspartate dehydrogenase; this encodes MKGVSLIGCGAIGGVIARAIDSGLVNAELRYLLDADRARAEGLARSLTRQRPKIAAGVEEIAADPLTQVVVEAASQDAVLHYGRRLLEAGKELVVLSVGALLRPEAKPILEHFGSRVHVPAGAIAGLDAVKAMALAGIDEVFLVSRKHPAKLADEPYAREKGMRLEGLEEPLVVFEGTAEEAVKCFPRTLNVAAALSLCARAPVRVRVVADPRADRNVHEVLVKSKAGTLYVRVENVPHPSNPKTSYLAALSAVELLRELCSRPSPAV
- a CDS encoding iron-containing alcohol dehydrogenase — encoded protein: MRFAFEQSGRIVFGRGTLPEVGRYAASLGSRALLVTGRSFAASSGLLQRLVDSLREANMDVVVFPEVEPNPSLRTVERGARLAASKGVDVVVGFGGGSPLDAAKAIAAVLALGGAPSDHLYPKAVEKALPVVALPTTTGTGSEVTQYSVLVDPDARKKVVMQGPALVPRVAILDADVTDYMPGRLVAGTGFDALSHALEAFISRRASPLSNLFALEAARIILSNLPSAVKGSREARELMLYASMLAGVAINQAGSTLAHGLGYYLTVHHDLHHGVANALLLPHVLAFYAERVGKVDELAALLNFRSWEELVERVCKLADEVGIPDSAASVGVTESELDRMAEEAMFYRRNIENGPVIPSLDEIKQIYAECYEGRRALLRRLGRA
- a CDS encoding TusE/DsrC/DsvC family sulfur relay protein encodes the protein MSLRDRVVKLVQEYYAREGSPPSMRYVARTLRISTKTLYKLFPGGAEEVYRAAGIKREDSVPSSFTEFLQLYTEYLRLSGRSESAESLCGFISDVLEHVRSRLGRAAAERLAQSPLSVFNRVAKLYLEARRNENG